From a single Endozoicomonas euniceicola genomic region:
- a CDS encoding coiled-coil domain-containing protein translates to MRDDDKKIEAVPELSISADERPERRQSKGTARKPEAPKAQASKEQASKEQASTVAKKAGTGMTWFLLVLVAALGGTGAWQFYEMQQALEDTRVQLQHARDSLSQVTGEVSATGKNLNQSDSSIRSELKVVNSEIRKLWDISNKRNRQWILINKDNVVKATKQADSAATEADKANKAITGLSKELKDANQSLKTMNSEQVAAQSEVTINLQALRKQLEALQSQLAQQKKQNAELEQRIRNQSEAVKSMDNFRQQVNRKIHQLEETVREFTQPPEQGLGLE, encoded by the coding sequence ATGAGAGATGATGACAAGAAAATAGAGGCTGTTCCTGAATTATCCATTTCGGCGGACGAGCGCCCGGAGCGCCGTCAGTCAAAAGGGACTGCCAGAAAGCCTGAAGCACCAAAGGCACAAGCGTCAAAGGAGCAAGCGTCAAAGGAGCAAGCGTCAACGGTAGCAAAGAAAGCTGGCACCGGTATGACCTGGTTTTTGCTGGTACTGGTAGCCGCTTTGGGAGGCACTGGTGCCTGGCAGTTTTATGAGATGCAGCAGGCGCTTGAGGATACCCGTGTACAGTTGCAACATGCCAGAGATAGCCTGAGTCAAGTAACGGGCGAGGTGTCAGCCACAGGAAAAAATCTGAATCAGAGCGATTCTTCTATTCGCTCTGAGCTGAAGGTTGTGAATTCCGAGATCCGCAAGCTTTGGGATATATCCAACAAGCGTAACCGGCAGTGGATTCTGATCAATAAGGATAATGTGGTGAAAGCCACTAAACAGGCGGATAGCGCAGCGACTGAGGCTGACAAGGCAAACAAGGCCATTACCGGCCTGAGCAAGGAACTAAAGGATGCCAACCAGAGTCTGAAGACTATGAATTCCGAACAGGTAGCTGCACAATCTGAAGTCACGATCAATCTTCAGGCACTGCGCAAGCAGTTGGAAGCATTACAGTCGCAGCTGGCACAGCAGAAAAAACAGAATGCTGAGCTGGAGCAGCGTATCAGGAATCAGTCTGAAGCCGTGAAATCTATGGACAACTTCCGTCAGCAGGTTAATCGTAAGATTCATCAGCTGGAAGAGACGGTTCGTGAGTTTACCCAGCCACCTGAACAGGGACTGGGGTTGGAATAG